A genomic window from Symmachiella macrocystis includes:
- a CDS encoding DUF1501 domain-containing protein yields the protein MLKIFLENRPVKSNFCDGISRRQALRLGSTSLLGGLTLPKLLEMQANAADELPAKAKSVIFLFLAGGPSTIDMWDLKPQAPAEIRGPFQQISTAVPGTFIGEHLPECAKISDKISILRSHSHKINGHTTGFHYVMTGYEAAFAEGQTTRIPTNVLYPSLGSIISKELGSRGAVPPYITMPNPFTAGGPGFLGARHASFVIENDPAQPDFEVKDLVPPLSIGGDRMSLRQKLLAGVEGLQIRQSNKTRVGTMSTYYDKAYDLITSPQAKAAFDLRSESESLRAAYGHTSLGQSALLARRIAEAGGRFIGVDHGSWDTHTFNFRTHKEDLIPDLDKALSALVTDLDERGMLDETLVVVMGEMGRTPRIGPNAGRGHWPMAQSIILAGGGTKPGAVVGGTDKHAAYPVTEPYGVQDVLTTVLHALGVQTGKVYETPLGRPIPMANGGRVITDLFA from the coding sequence ATGCTCAAAATTTTTCTGGAAAACCGGCCGGTAAAATCGAATTTTTGCGACGGCATATCGCGCCGGCAAGCGTTGCGTTTGGGGAGCACGTCTCTGCTGGGCGGATTGACGTTGCCAAAACTGCTGGAAATGCAGGCAAATGCGGCGGATGAACTGCCAGCGAAAGCAAAGTCTGTAATCTTCCTGTTTTTAGCCGGTGGTCCCAGCACGATCGATATGTGGGACTTGAAACCACAGGCGCCAGCGGAAATACGCGGCCCATTCCAACAGATTTCGACTGCCGTGCCGGGGACATTCATCGGCGAGCATTTGCCCGAATGCGCGAAGATCTCGGACAAAATCTCCATCCTCCGTAGCCACAGCCACAAGATCAACGGGCATACGACCGGTTTTCACTATGTGATGACCGGTTATGAGGCGGCTTTTGCTGAGGGCCAAACAACACGGATTCCGACGAATGTCCTCTACCCGTCGCTAGGTTCGATTATTAGCAAAGAACTCGGCTCACGTGGTGCTGTGCCTCCCTACATTACAATGCCCAATCCTTTTACTGCTGGGGGGCCTGGGTTTTTGGGCGCTCGACACGCCTCGTTCGTGATTGAGAATGATCCTGCTCAACCCGATTTTGAAGTCAAAGATTTAGTACCACCGTTATCAATTGGTGGTGATCGAATGAGTTTGCGACAAAAGTTGTTGGCTGGCGTCGAGGGACTTCAAATAAGGCAATCAAACAAAACGCGCGTGGGCACGATGTCGACTTATTACGATAAAGCCTACGACCTCATCACCTCGCCTCAGGCAAAAGCGGCTTTCGATTTGCGATCTGAATCCGAAAGTCTCCGGGCTGCCTACGGGCACACTTCCTTGGGGCAGTCTGCCCTACTCGCACGTCGAATCGCCGAAGCAGGCGGCCGATTCATCGGAGTTGACCATGGCAGTTGGGACACGCATACTTTCAATTTCCGGACACACAAAGAAGATCTGATACCCGATCTGGATAAAGCATTAAGTGCTTTGGTTACAGACCTAGACGAGCGCGGGATGCTCGACGAAACCCTCGTCGTTGTTATGGGCGAAATGGGCCGCACACCGCGAATTGGGCCCAATGCTGGTCGCGGTCATTGGCCGATGGCGCAGAGCATTATCTTGGCAGGCGGCGGGACCAAGCCTGGCGCCGTAGTCGGCGGGACCGACAAGCATGCGGCGTACCCGGTTACCGAACCGTATGGTGTGCAAGATGTCCTGACGACGGTCCTCCACGCGCTGGGGGTGCAGACGGGCAAGGTCTATGAGACACCGTTGGGTCGGCCAATCCCCATGGCCAACGGCGGTCGCGTCATTACTGACCTATTCGCATAG
- a CDS encoding DUF1549 and DUF1553 domain-containing protein — MHKKLQLDCRYLAPLLLVVYAGVANAGIVVNPPVVELGSPEVTYQVLVTEQPSTGGQLDRTRSARYEVVDTNIAIVNPDGLIRPRHDGKTELIVRYVDDTVRVPITVRGVDHPQPVSFRHEIMPILTKSGCNSGGCHGKADGQNGFKLSVFGYDADIDYDSLTKGGRGRRVFPASSDQSLLLLKGSAQVPHGGGRKLKPNSHRYRLLRRWIDEGAHRDLGRRAALVRIEVQPKQISLSPHGHQQLRVTATDADGNRFCVTTEGAYNSNADTIATIDGRGWITAGDIPGEAAMVVSFMGQVDVCRVTLPREGVDFARPPETNFVDKHAWDKLKQLGIQPSRPASDAMFLRRVYLDVIGTLPTTEEARAFLSSDNPAKRAQLIDNLFRRPAYADYWALLWADILRVDQGVVQPQGAVAMTRWLRKQIAQNRPYDEFVYDILTARGNIYAEGPAAFFRAVKDPDELSRSISQLFLGVRIECAQCHHHPSERWGQDDYFAFAGFFTGIKHKPLPTGAISIMPVPGTDTIHPLSGVSVATAALGAGPADFTGRRDRREVLADWLTSDDNPFFAKMIVNRIWAHYLGRGLIEPIDDIRATNPPSNEPLMEALIAHLREVNFDLRAFTKTLLNSRLYQLSSESNDGNVDDFQNFSHALFKPIKAEVLLDAVNQVAGTNEKFVGWPTGYRAIQVWDNRLPSYFFRIFGRPLRTSVCQCDRGDDPSISQALHLMNSREFAEKIRNPTGRARQIANSEMSHVEMVETLYLAALSRFPTVGEQQVMSEAFKNSVSDTQTAVEDVLWTLLNTKEFMYNH, encoded by the coding sequence ATGCACAAGAAATTACAATTGGACTGCCGATATCTGGCGCCGTTATTGCTGGTTGTGTATGCCGGTGTTGCAAACGCCGGAATTGTTGTGAACCCGCCGGTGGTTGAACTCGGCAGCCCAGAAGTGACGTATCAGGTGCTTGTTACCGAGCAACCTTCAACCGGAGGACAGCTTGACAGGACACGATCGGCCAGATACGAAGTTGTCGACACGAACATTGCGATCGTCAATCCCGACGGCTTAATCCGACCTCGGCACGACGGCAAAACGGAATTAATTGTACGTTATGTTGATGACACGGTTCGTGTCCCAATTACCGTGCGTGGAGTCGACCATCCGCAGCCCGTCTCATTTCGGCATGAAATCATGCCGATTCTGACCAAGTCGGGTTGTAATTCCGGGGGTTGCCACGGGAAAGCCGACGGGCAAAACGGGTTCAAACTCAGCGTGTTCGGGTACGACGCCGACATCGACTATGATTCGCTGACGAAAGGTGGGCGCGGACGCCGCGTGTTTCCCGCGTCTTCGGATCAAAGTTTGTTGTTGCTCAAAGGCAGCGCTCAGGTGCCCCACGGAGGGGGTCGGAAACTTAAGCCAAACAGTCACCGCTACCGATTGTTGCGTCGTTGGATCGATGAGGGAGCGCATCGAGATTTGGGCCGACGTGCGGCGCTCGTTCGCATCGAAGTGCAACCCAAACAAATCTCGCTGAGCCCACACGGACATCAACAATTGAGAGTGACGGCCACCGATGCAGACGGCAATAGATTTTGCGTTACGACCGAAGGCGCTTACAATTCGAATGCAGACACGATTGCCACGATTGACGGACGAGGTTGGATAACCGCAGGCGACATACCCGGTGAGGCGGCCATGGTGGTAAGTTTCATGGGACAGGTCGATGTTTGTCGCGTAACGCTGCCGCGCGAAGGTGTGGATTTTGCGAGGCCTCCAGAAACCAACTTTGTCGACAAACACGCATGGGACAAACTGAAGCAATTGGGGATTCAGCCGAGTCGTCCGGCAAGCGACGCCATGTTCTTGAGACGTGTTTATCTTGATGTCATCGGCACGCTCCCCACGACCGAAGAGGCCCGAGCATTTCTTAGCAGTGACAATCCGGCCAAACGAGCGCAATTGATTGACAACCTGTTTCGCCGGCCCGCATACGCCGATTATTGGGCGCTTTTGTGGGCTGACATCTTACGCGTCGACCAAGGGGTCGTGCAGCCTCAAGGCGCTGTGGCGATGACGCGATGGTTGCGGAAACAAATCGCTCAAAATCGGCCTTACGATGAGTTTGTGTACGACATATTGACAGCTCGCGGCAATATCTATGCCGAAGGTCCCGCCGCGTTTTTCCGTGCTGTCAAAGATCCCGACGAATTGAGCCGCTCAATCAGCCAGTTGTTTCTCGGTGTTCGCATTGAATGCGCGCAATGCCATCACCATCCGTCGGAGCGGTGGGGGCAAGACGACTATTTTGCCTTTGCTGGTTTCTTCACGGGGATCAAACATAAGCCATTGCCGACCGGGGCGATTTCAATTATGCCGGTTCCCGGGACGGACACAATACACCCGCTCAGCGGCGTTTCGGTAGCCACAGCAGCGCTGGGTGCAGGGCCGGCCGATTTCACGGGTCGGCGTGATCGCCGCGAAGTACTGGCAGATTGGTTAACGAGCGACGACAATCCTTTTTTTGCGAAGATGATTGTCAATCGCATTTGGGCACACTATTTGGGACGGGGGCTGATCGAACCGATCGACGACATTCGAGCTACAAATCCGCCTTCGAATGAACCATTGATGGAAGCGCTAATAGCGCATTTACGCGAAGTGAACTTTGACTTGCGTGCGTTTACTAAGACATTACTCAATTCGCGACTTTACCAATTGAGTTCCGAGTCCAACGATGGCAACGTCGACGATTTTCAAAACTTTTCGCACGCATTATTCAAACCTATCAAGGCAGAAGTGCTACTCGATGCCGTGAATCAAGTGGCCGGAACAAACGAAAAGTTCGTCGGATGGCCCACCGGATATCGCGCGATTCAAGTGTGGGATAATAGGCTGCCGTCATATTTTTTCCGCATTTTTGGACGACCGCTTCGAACCAGCGTTTGCCAATGCGACCGGGGCGATGATCCGAGTATTTCTCAGGCACTGCATCTCATGAATTCCCGCGAATTTGCCGAAAAAATACGAAATCCTACCGGTCGGGCACGTCAGATCGCAAATTCGGAAATGTCGCATGTCGAGATGGTTGAAACCCTTTATCTTGCTGCCTTGTCGCGTTTTCCGACAGTTGGCGAGCAGCAGGTTATGTCCGAAGCGTTTAAGAACTCCGTAAGCGATACCCAAACGGCGGTCGAAGATGTGTTATGGACCTTGCTGAATACGAAGGAATTCATGTACAATCATTGA
- a CDS encoding integrase core domain-containing protein, with product MIRQVEWLKAENEMLRKRIDKKRIFLEPEEKARLMKLGQGIGSDLKHLITIVSYNTFLSWLRNERGGHKPKKMGRPRTAESIRKVIVKIGSETGWSYTRIMGELKKLGLKPPSRNTVKRIMKAHDLDPGPTRGPDSWHEFLKRHAETLYQCDFFSKRVWTKFGPRQYFVLVFLHLDSRKVFVTKCTRKPTTEWMIEQAQRFVEHVKSTGQEATLILRDRDSLYRREFDKVLRDAGIKVKKNSVRAPNLQAHIERFIQSLQQEALDYFIAFGPQHFEYLISEYVEHYHTERPHQALGNVPLAGDFCEGQGTKFDAVVCRTRLGVVLRHYETRAA from the coding sequence ATGATCCGGCAGGTCGAATGGCTCAAAGCGGAAAACGAAATGCTCCGCAAACGCATCGACAAGAAACGGATCTTCCTCGAACCGGAGGAGAAAGCGCGGCTGATGAAACTAGGGCAGGGGATTGGGTCCGACCTCAAGCATCTGATCACGATCGTGTCGTACAACACATTTCTGAGTTGGCTGCGAAATGAGCGGGGCGGTCATAAGCCCAAGAAAATGGGACGTCCGCGAACCGCTGAATCGATCCGCAAGGTGATCGTGAAGATCGGCTCGGAAACTGGCTGGAGCTATACCCGCATTATGGGAGAGCTTAAGAAGCTCGGCCTTAAACCACCGTCTCGCAACACGGTCAAGCGGATCATGAAGGCACACGACCTCGATCCCGGTCCGACCCGTGGTCCGGACAGTTGGCACGAGTTCCTCAAACGGCATGCGGAGACACTCTATCAGTGCGATTTCTTTTCCAAGCGAGTCTGGACCAAGTTCGGCCCACGGCAGTATTTCGTGCTGGTGTTTCTGCACCTGGACAGTCGAAAGGTGTTCGTGACGAAGTGCACGCGGAAGCCGACGACGGAATGGATGATCGAGCAGGCGCAGCGATTTGTGGAACACGTGAAATCCACTGGCCAAGAAGCCACGTTGATATTGCGCGACCGGGACAGCCTTTACCGTCGGGAATTTGACAAGGTCCTACGAGATGCCGGTATCAAGGTGAAGAAAAACAGCGTGCGGGCGCCGAATCTGCAGGCGCACATCGAGCGGTTTATCCAGAGCCTGCAGCAAGAGGCGCTGGACTATTTCATCGCCTTTGGTCCCCAACATTTCGAGTACCTGATCTCGGAATACGTCGAGCATTACCATACGGAGCGGCCGCATCAGGCGTTGGGGAATGTGCCGTTGGCAGGTGATTTCTGCGAGGGTCAGGGTACTAAATTCGATGCTGTGGTTTGTCGGACGCGGCTTGGTGTAGTGTTGCGGCATTACGAAACGCGAGCAGCTTGA
- a CDS encoding ParB N-terminal domain-containing protein, which produces MPVRMSSTSRQRKSDRVRDALIEHWRLLSDREIALAVGVSNRTVSNHRKRLEEEGRILLRPQSTQSVEACLHVVCTLAISPAPLNDQLYDPVDEAEPSFLALVEDVRKNGILEPIVVSGDGYILSGHRRHAAAQWLGLERLPVRIRHDVSYNGDQDEFLRLLASFNRQRIKTTAEQLREEVALMSDVSCIQVRRFRRDAAAVEGNATVPLRKRKRRSAIRDKLELREAIVSVVNAERHNWPLSDRSVFYRLLNIPGLVRNDRTRVPFANTPPVYDDVTNMLTRLRLDGSVPFDAISDETRPVVVWDTHRGVGDFVRRECDQFLTGYWRDLLQSQPNWIELLVEKNTVASQLRSVAGKYTLPMTSGRGYSSLPPRKEMVDRFNKSSREKLVVIVVSDFDPEGEDIPASFGISLRDEFDVPADRLRIVKAALTAEQVRSMDLHEGQLSKETSSRYRRFVEAHGDRAWELESLTSEQLREITEAAIRGVLDLGAFEAEVNREQREQSELTEKRRQLRETLIDDLD; this is translated from the coding sequence ATGCCCGTGAGGATGTCCTCAACCAGCCGGCAACGGAAGTCAGACCGTGTCCGGGATGCGCTCATCGAGCACTGGCGATTATTGAGTGATCGCGAAATCGCCCTCGCGGTCGGCGTCAGCAACCGGACCGTCTCGAACCATCGCAAGCGGCTTGAAGAGGAAGGTCGCATTCTCCTTCGTCCTCAAAGTACACAGTCCGTCGAGGCATGCCTGCACGTAGTGTGTACTTTGGCGATCTCGCCTGCTCCACTTAACGACCAACTCTACGATCCGGTTGACGAAGCTGAACCATCCTTTCTGGCGTTGGTCGAGGACGTCCGCAAAAATGGCATTCTGGAGCCCATTGTCGTCAGTGGTGACGGTTACATTCTTTCGGGTCATCGTCGTCATGCGGCAGCACAGTGGCTGGGGCTCGAACGTCTCCCAGTTCGTATTCGACACGACGTCTCCTATAACGGAGACCAAGACGAATTCCTGCGACTACTGGCTAGTTTCAACCGGCAACGCATCAAAACCACTGCTGAGCAACTCCGCGAGGAGGTGGCATTGATGTCGGACGTCTCCTGTATTCAGGTTCGCCGGTTCCGACGTGACGCTGCCGCTGTTGAAGGAAACGCGACGGTGCCACTACGCAAGCGCAAACGCCGCTCAGCGATTCGGGACAAACTGGAACTGCGGGAAGCAATCGTTTCCGTTGTAAACGCCGAGAGACACAACTGGCCGTTGAGTGATCGATCTGTATTCTACCGCCTACTCAATATCCCTGGATTGGTCCGTAACGACCGCACACGCGTACCCTTTGCCAATACTCCACCCGTCTACGACGACGTCACCAATATGCTAACCCGGCTCCGCTTGGACGGTTCGGTGCCATTTGACGCCATCTCCGATGAGACGCGGCCTGTAGTGGTGTGGGACACGCATCGCGGTGTGGGGGACTTCGTCCGCCGGGAATGCGATCAATTCTTGACTGGTTATTGGCGTGATCTATTGCAGAGCCAGCCGAATTGGATCGAGTTGCTCGTTGAGAAAAACACGGTCGCCAGCCAACTCCGTAGCGTCGCTGGCAAATACACGCTCCCCATGACCAGCGGGCGCGGTTACTCGTCGTTGCCGCCCCGCAAAGAGATGGTCGATCGCTTCAACAAGAGCAGTCGCGAAAAACTTGTGGTTATCGTGGTCAGCGACTTTGACCCAGAAGGCGAAGACATCCCGGCTAGCTTCGGCATCTCGCTTCGTGACGAATTCGACGTTCCTGCCGACCGACTGCGGATCGTGAAGGCCGCGCTCACTGCCGAACAAGTTCGATCGATGGATCTGCACGAAGGTCAGCTCTCGAAGGAGACCTCGTCGCGCTATCGACGGTTTGTAGAAGCCCACGGCGACCGGGCCTGGGAACTGGAATCTCTTACATCCGAGCAACTCCGAGAGATCACAGAGGCAGCAATTCGAGGAGTACTTGATCTGGGCGCATTCGAGGCGGAGGTAAACCGCGAACAACGAGAGCAGAGCGAACTGACTGAGAAGCGACGGCAACTGCGGGAAACGCTGATCGATGACCTCGATTGA
- a CDS encoding DNA modification methylase yields MRISQRKLTEIKPYQQNPRVNDGAVDAVAASLREYGFRQPVVVDEEGIIICGHTRWKAAQKLGLEKVPVHVAKDLSPEQIRGYRLADNQTATLAEWDADLLSLELADLQAMGFDLELTGFSEDELAKWSGGEVKEGLTDPDDVPEVPDEPITKPGDLWLLGSHRLFCGDSTSIEDTLRVMDGEKAALVATDPPYLVDYTGDRPNESGKDWSDTYREIDISDADAFFTQLFTCVLGVVAPKAAIYCWHAHKRCGVIQRTWDQLGILDNQQIIWVKPTPVFGRVYWHFRHEPCMLGWVRGSQPDHDGRHEVDSVWNVDWEGKARVVGNKHPTQKPVELFARPMRKHTRAGDVCFEPFSGSGSQILAAEQLGRRCFAMEIAPTFVDVAVERWEQFTGQKAERIPATKEVKA; encoded by the coding sequence ATGAGAATCTCGCAACGAAAATTGACGGAGATCAAACCGTACCAGCAGAACCCACGCGTCAATGATGGCGCGGTGGATGCTGTGGCGGCATCGCTTCGCGAATATGGGTTTCGCCAGCCGGTCGTGGTGGATGAGGAAGGGATCATTATCTGTGGGCACACCCGTTGGAAGGCGGCGCAGAAATTGGGACTCGAAAAAGTGCCCGTTCACGTCGCTAAGGACTTGTCGCCCGAGCAGATCAGAGGCTATCGGCTTGCCGATAACCAGACGGCCACATTGGCTGAATGGGACGCGGATCTCCTTTCGCTAGAATTGGCCGACCTGCAAGCGATGGGGTTCGACCTTGAACTGACCGGTTTCAGCGAGGACGAGTTGGCCAAATGGTCTGGTGGTGAGGTGAAAGAAGGCCTCACCGATCCGGATGATGTACCGGAGGTGCCGGACGAGCCAATTACAAAACCCGGCGACCTGTGGCTTTTGGGCAGCCACAGACTTTTTTGCGGTGACTCCACATCAATCGAAGATACTTTGCGCGTGATGGACGGTGAGAAAGCCGCGCTTGTCGCGACTGATCCTCCGTATCTCGTTGATTACACCGGTGATCGGCCCAATGAGTCCGGGAAAGATTGGTCAGATACCTACCGGGAGATCGACATCTCCGATGCGGATGCTTTCTTTACGCAGCTATTCACTTGCGTTCTCGGAGTGGTCGCACCCAAGGCGGCGATCTACTGTTGGCACGCGCACAAACGGTGCGGTGTGATTCAACGGACCTGGGATCAACTAGGCATTCTAGACAACCAGCAAATTATTTGGGTTAAGCCGACGCCGGTCTTTGGCCGCGTCTATTGGCACTTCCGGCACGAGCCCTGCATGCTGGGTTGGGTCCGTGGCAGCCAGCCGGATCACGACGGCCGGCACGAGGTCGATTCAGTCTGGAATGTCGACTGGGAAGGTAAGGCCCGCGTTGTGGGAAATAAACACCCGACCCAGAAACCGGTCGAGCTTTTCGCACGCCCGATGCGGAAGCACACACGCGCCGGCGATGTCTGTTTCGAGCCGTTCAGTGGCTCCGGTTCACAAATATTGGCAGCGGAACAACTGGGCCGCCGCTGTTTCGCCATGGAGATCGCACCGACATTTGTGGATGTTGCCGTCGAGCGCTGGGAGCAATTTACGGGCCAGAAGGCGGAGCGAATTCCTGCCACCAAGGAGGTGAAGGCGTGA
- a CDS encoding DUF1937 family protein produces the protein MIYLASPYSHPDAIIRERRFRAACRVAARLIRSGEVVFSPVAHGHAISLYGVPTDWSFWEAHDRRFLELCDEVVVLMLAGWLASVGVAAEIETAKEQNKPVRYLDAGSLANVGHGGISRSDRMGQIHQRGDGERAG, from the coding sequence GTGATCTATTTGGCATCACCTTACTCGCATCCGGACGCTATCATTCGCGAGCGCCGGTTTCGTGCAGCGTGCCGTGTGGCGGCGCGGTTGATTCGTTCCGGTGAAGTGGTGTTTTCGCCGGTAGCGCATGGCCATGCGATTTCGCTGTACGGCGTGCCGACGGATTGGTCGTTTTGGGAAGCACACGACCGCCGGTTCTTGGAACTGTGTGATGAGGTGGTCGTGCTCATGCTGGCTGGCTGGCTGGCGAGTGTGGGCGTTGCGGCGGAAATCGAGACCGCGAAGGAGCAGAACAAACCCGTGCGCTACCTCGATGCGGGGTCGCTAGCCAACGTCGGGCATGGCGGGATCAGCCGGAGCGACCGGATGGGGCAGATTCACCAACGTGGCGATGGAGAACGAGCAGGATGA
- a CDS encoding NrdR family transcriptional regulator — MKKREDKIATSDLQRGLQCGACGHRRLRVIYTRAAKGERLVRRRECRNCGERVTTWERVAGSG, encoded by the coding sequence ATGAAAAAGCGAGAAGATAAAATTGCGACATCGGATCTGCAGCGTGGCCTGCAGTGCGGTGCCTGCGGCCATCGGCGTTTACGTGTGATCTACACGCGAGCCGCAAAAGGCGAAAGGTTGGTGCGGCGACGGGAATGCCGGAATTGTGGCGAGCGTGTTACGACTTGGGAGCGGGTAGCAGGAAGTGGTTAA
- a CDS encoding DUF309 domain-containing protein, with translation MQQISLPETWSQQDHLQWGRRLFEHGYYWESHEAWEHLWLELGRTSEEALTMKGMIKLAASAVKCREGNSTGAIRHASRAAELLRPGSNSVLFEDCNLKAARESAKRITESPPVDHVAPSDQPVPLPGLQI, from the coding sequence ATGCAGCAGATCAGCCTACCCGAGACGTGGTCTCAGCAGGATCATCTGCAGTGGGGGAGGCGGTTGTTCGAACACGGCTATTACTGGGAATCCCACGAAGCCTGGGAACACTTATGGCTGGAACTCGGGCGAACCTCGGAAGAAGCACTTACAATGAAAGGGATGATCAAGCTCGCAGCCAGTGCCGTCAAATGTCGCGAGGGCAATTCCACCGGCGCGATCCGTCATGCATCACGAGCGGCCGAACTGCTGCGTCCGGGTTCAAATTCGGTCCTGTTCGAAGACTGCAATCTGAAAGCTGCCCGCGAATCAGCGAAACGAATTACCGAATCACCTCCCGTCGATCATGTCGCTCCGTCGGACCAGCCTGTGCCGCTACCTGGACTGCAAATCTAA
- a CDS encoding alpha/beta hydrolase — MSVFKEGTNVWTQPGPAKAYYDRVCQLPQLRDVLIAKIRDSWGNPAHSGLELFPEVSREETTLRGLDGNDVSVTRFTPPNVGTGTWVYLHGGAWISPISGKHLAWAKRMAALTRWTVIAVNYRLGPEDPFPAALHDVIGVVQHCQKNGSGPVVVGGDSAGGNLGPAAAFYAADHDLQAPEAVLALCPATNMVYEEVPGFVESAWNHPIQDLTLFGFGRSCYVPRIEDWRHPYVSPVYGDLSRLPPLMVVIGEQDAMCEDNRIFVDRARAAGAHVEDHVYAAMPHSFFMQDELIPEASAQANADIAAFLARL; from the coding sequence GTGAGTGTGTTCAAAGAAGGAACCAATGTTTGGACGCAGCCGGGCCCGGCGAAGGCATACTATGACCGTGTCTGTCAGCTGCCTCAACTGCGCGACGTACTGATTGCCAAAATACGCGACTCGTGGGGAAACCCTGCGCACTCAGGATTGGAACTCTTCCCAGAGGTTTCACGCGAAGAGACCACCCTGCGCGGCTTGGACGGCAACGATGTGTCGGTCACACGTTTTACGCCGCCAAATGTTGGGACCGGCACATGGGTTTATCTGCACGGCGGTGCCTGGATTTCGCCTATCTCGGGAAAGCATCTGGCCTGGGCAAAGCGAATGGCTGCCTTAACTCGGTGGACGGTAATTGCAGTGAACTATCGCCTGGGGCCAGAGGACCCATTCCCCGCCGCACTGCACGACGTGATTGGTGTTGTACAACACTGTCAGAAGAATGGCAGTGGACCGGTTGTCGTGGGTGGCGATTCCGCTGGCGGCAACCTTGGACCCGCAGCAGCGTTTTACGCGGCGGATCATGATCTACAGGCGCCTGAGGCCGTGCTCGCCCTGTGCCCTGCGACGAACATGGTCTATGAAGAAGTGCCCGGTTTTGTCGAGTCCGCCTGGAATCACCCAATTCAGGATTTGACGCTTTTCGGTTTCGGGCGGTCGTGCTACGTGCCGCGCATTGAGGATTGGCGCCACCCCTATGTAAGCCCTGTCTATGGCGACCTGTCTCGTTTGCCACCGCTGATGGTCGTGATTGGCGAGCAAGATGCGATGTGTGAAGACAATCGGATCTTTGTCGACCGTGCCCGTGCCGCAGGCGCCCACGTCGAGGATCACGTCTATGCCGCCATGCCGCACAGTTTCTTTATGCAGGACGAACTGATCCCAGAGGCGTCCGCCCAAGCCAACGCTGACATTGCGGCGTTTCTGGCCCGGCTATAA
- a CDS encoding phosphotransferase enzyme family protein — protein sequence MDPNHLPVGDTSPYHDALAQCVDHWGLVPGKTELVRDGVNHVFATEFVNGDPVIIRISDGALRSRGEVLGELLWLDHLIHHGCTVTTPIPSRGGELLETIELDVGTMHVCCFKRFRGQQLDPANDAQWNDELFLKLGRETGRIHRVSDELQLPADRNRWHWYESKLGQFPDPLPSAFNPQVADAMQAFIDELRGRPTPSRHYGLVHRDLHSGNFLVEDGEIQIIDFDLGCYGWRTMDFAVLLFSHYYYPSLRVPHTSSELAGHVLAMMVQGYRDEYTFDREQLDTVGDMILLRTILNYIIMVPAVEHWQIAMGDPQPPVTESLTWIEQLWLDGHKLQVDLSQL from the coding sequence GTGGACCCCAATCACTTACCAGTAGGAGACACTTCGCCCTATCACGATGCCCTTGCACAATGTGTTGATCACTGGGGACTGGTTCCCGGTAAGACGGAGTTAGTCCGCGACGGTGTCAATCATGTGTTTGCCACGGAGTTCGTGAACGGTGACCCGGTGATTATCCGCATCAGCGACGGTGCCCTGCGCAGTCGAGGCGAGGTGTTGGGAGAATTGCTCTGGCTCGATCACTTGATCCACCATGGCTGCACGGTCACGACACCGATTCCTTCACGCGGCGGAGAACTGCTTGAGACAATCGAACTGGACGTGGGCACAATGCACGTCTGTTGCTTCAAGCGTTTCAGGGGGCAGCAACTCGACCCGGCGAACGATGCACAGTGGAACGACGAACTCTTTCTAAAACTTGGCCGCGAGACCGGCCGCATCCATCGAGTTTCGGACGAGTTGCAATTACCTGCCGACCGTAATCGCTGGCATTGGTACGAGAGCAAACTCGGGCAGTTTCCTGATCCTCTTCCCTCAGCCTTCAACCCGCAAGTTGCCGACGCAATGCAAGCTTTCATAGATGAATTGCGCGGGCGACCGACACCGTCTCGTCACTATGGACTGGTCCATCGAGACCTTCACTCGGGGAATTTTCTTGTCGAGGATGGCGAGATACAGATCATCGATTTCGACCTTGGCTGTTACGGCTGGCGGACGATGGACTTCGCCGTCCTGCTCTTTTCGCACTACTACTATCCAAGTCTCCGAGTCCCGCACACTAGCTCCGAGTTGGCCGGACATGTCCTGGCAATGATGGTACAGGGCTACCGCGACGAATACACTTTCGACCGCGAACAGTTAGACACGGTTGGAGACATGATCTTACTACGTACAATTCTCAACTACATCATCATGGTGCCAGCCGTGGAACATTGGCAGATCGCGATGGGCGATCCACAACCGCCCGTAACAGAAAGCCTAACGTGGATCGAGCAACTCTGGCTTGACGGCCACAAACTGCAAGTCGACCTTAGCCAGTTATAG